In the Nerophis ophidion isolate RoL-2023_Sa linkage group LG01, RoL_Noph_v1.0, whole genome shotgun sequence genome, one interval contains:
- the LOC133549846 gene encoding zinc finger protein 462-like isoform X2: MMHNQAATQEHASQSFQCSHCTLKFKTNIFLFEHLTHVHGSHLEDAVSGAGLTNNAKSDNSESSSEESQLADFETGRLEVFNEQELNHQESSNTFKEEVFKIQAFVSDEEEYPPTSKSKDSSKDLRSYKKTLQTSISNYFVVGPQSTSENSSDNSERNDNKGSDGNKNSNIIDSREKVDTPAKSLDIDNKSTFLQYNHLFQADLTPPIHQGKEPTHEKKNNKKTNVAEDKTLLVPENKTNEEPSGRKEYSFEVSEDDEEKNVSDATVSPPSYLCKHCSHKNGSLIRMSAHYHKAHPYVRYNSSYIQDPGDYSATFRCLACPIEFSSEVDLKKHYSDEHTGAPDIFTLQRHQLGLIFKCFQCTFTSNALAVLKEHYIENHPTHKALKPLMFLKYMPTQCQEGPSRTECEKTPSLAKPQQTSPKVEPNVASYRCNCCQFSHTSVIVMHVHYQKNHPEEEITFDKIKQLACVVSKKTPMDQNSGRKTEKVKRKSSQSLLTHPDAPTTKKTESSDDRDEGNNLTPELGTQPTKHAQKTVERNLKQNTNAKLQKLLVKAPVRTTSKPSKERKSIKKEVKQKESDNPASSLSKINLYAKAQDLFYCRKCNYGNPSVKGIKAHQVQMHQSIHSNNERIVGYTSEIHDQLEKLKAQAKDASFTPSLPLPILKKGEENMFFCHFCNFRRQSLCALVHHYFVRHPGFEATTAEIKLHTSKILQQLQITPQKTTAVGELGEESVEEPQNKKKKTASQKLKTIPCHNCAYKTYSASLFRIHARKCHRVNNSNSGVLKVYLKQENVQSGYQCDLCSFSHKKSAMLDSHYRQEHPDKRSSSDIMTTGLQDDHKTSSVKKKSRIKPELDSANETEGPLQNDTKTFSCRACSFKGSSVSSMKDHYRAVHPWCVKGDGSVPNVGGKKKSNDQKEYLDSFDDYQIPLDFEKSPHSSPEHSLSTPSEPTTDTPRGTKKKKSATKTIPKQQDEIQGRVQVFKCTYCTYVNTKHQGVLTHCQMRHTDLKSRAESLHVDEKQVRDWNDNMKTKGNWDMFKTFRGYMCKVCPKIFATSGNLKKHCETAHNGEPAPDIELDAGKTKQKKIQKNPGPSYKSKITIFRCQQCPYTCSTKIAFGRHMRFKHKNATIQDFRYNCVLCSNSYFKKKRLGVHYTTKHGKDAFQKYFIPLHDHVLEPPPKTSASSPEQPDPESPSSPDSKITKQVFRCPCCPYVNSRYHGMSIHCQMLHTDFAFQINEFVKDEIVLNSSYQSGTSNKRGYLCNLCPGIFVTQKKLSIHTVKKHSPDALPTTSPNAAAAITKNEKPSSGDRDSPSSLLKALAQSEGDAHSDFVRKKSMDLNTKYKCSLCPYSSQIRKRLAGHYSKEHGKAAFLKHFAKLYLSKKNKKPQPAAQEDVKTDEPVDEVEQQSSEVEPGATVYKCRFCDYETGARRYLAYHYKNTHQLDADIRNEMLQEYNKRKKSLPSQQSKDSEETFERKCKKCPDLVFGSPQLLLNHYSSVHHTAKGFDFTIIYPLGRSTGVYKCIRCLKQVNGIKNLCHHLDLHRQRLWMNASKTMALASPAKPDAPQVHDVPEGAHEGNSLREEDGVPSLSKPTEEEQQDPESESKNHGCTQCQRKFKSLIGLRTHERSHATRAALQELPSSQSQRSLNKYLLNKPGTIKPFQCSICFYRTNLIGLWNSHLLKNHIDVIIETSDTDTQEESPSTEKDRLPSCDQFPPENEVRTKDWYQEPPEVQRQLSHFSLMAQNGASTEANMQATRSSDSGPFHCEYCGFISEGLASLRRHYMSRHGRKLFRCTDCDFFTGLRKTLKMHMEMDHSTVQKEPPSHDSVRCPFCLYQTKNKNNMIDHVLLHREERVVPMEVRRPRLSRYLHGVVFRCHKCTYTSANGENLRSHVAKHDNVKPYRCRLCYFDCAKLSNLEAHLCNKHQVVRNHELVGQVNLDQLEMKGNEEEEEEEEEEERSSVENEDVFTDSNQATERDSCEPAQDVVRMEKRICKDKKMQEEESGSSRTNPEEPENNSDLQSGHGSFTQEEGKEDAEGSSEESHKAGKLSLKSLQDKTRVEKEILRHIPQLEEDRKLHTRQEESISVRRVIFPDVKREVDGGCSPLRENVSLKSTRDNKRKLGDSCYRTATANEGCPQGERSPVAPKEGQDEEDKKTRRGELQELQENERAGKTLGPKSKDLEVFGGASEMGHAAAPEEKTFPCELCGRNLRSKSELQNHAARHGM, encoded by the exons ATGATGCACAACCAAGCTGCCACTCAAGAACACGCGAGCCAGTCTTTCCAGTGTAGCCATTGTACACTGAAGTTCAAAACCAATATCTTCTTATTTGAGCACCTCACCCACGTGCATGGCTCCCATTTAGAAGACGCAGTCAGCGGTGCTGGTTTAACTAACAACGCCAAGAGCGACAACTCTGAAAGTTCCTCAGAAGAAAGCCAGCTGGCTGATTTTGAAACCGGTCGCCTCGAGGTTTTCAATGAACAGGAGCTTAACCATCAGGAAAGCAGCAACACCTTTAAAGAAGAAGTTTTTAAAATCCAAGCGTTTGTATCCGATGAGGAAGAATACCCTCCAACCTCAAAATCTAAAGACTCTTCAAAGGATTTGAGGTCGTACAAGAAGACGTTACAAACCTCCATCAGCAACTATTTCGTAGTAGGCCCTCAATCAACATCTGAGAATTCAAGCGATAACTCAGAGCGTAATGATAACAAAGGCAGTGACGGTAACAAAAACAGTAATATAATTGATAGTAGGGAGAAGGTTGACACTCCCGCAAAGTCCCTCGATATCGACAACAAATCTACGTTCTTGCAATACAACCACCTTTTTCAAGCCGATCTGACACCTCCAATACATCAAGGCAAAGAACCCACtcatgagaaaaaaaataataaaaagacaaATGTGGCAGAGGATAAGACACTTCTGGTGCCGGAGAACAAAACCAATGAAGAACCATCAGGTCGGAAAGAGTATTCCTTTGAAGTGAGTGAAGATGACGAAGAAAAAAATGTCAGCGACGCAACCGTGAGCCCGCCGAGTTACCTTTGCAAGCATTGTAGTCACAAAAATGGGAGCCTAATTCGCATGTCCGCTCATTATCACAAAGCCCATCCTTATGTACGATATAACTCCAGCTACATCCAAGATCCTGGGGATTACAGCGCAACCTTCCGATGCCTCGCCTGTCCTATTGAATTTTCCAGCGAAGTTGACCTCAAGAAGCATTACAGCGACGAGCACACAGGAGCCCCAGATATTTTTACGCTGCAACGACATCAACTCGGTCTGATTTTCAAATGTTTTCAGTGTACATTTACCTCGAATGCATTGGCTGTGCTCAAAGAACACTACATAGAAAATCATCCCACGCACAAGGCCCTAAAACCGTTGATGTTCCTCAAATACATGCCCACCCAATGCCAAGAAGGCCCATCACGGACGGAGTGTGAGAAGACACCCAGTTTAGCAAAACCTCAACAAACCTCTCCTAAGGTTGAGCCGAACGTGGCCTCGTACCGATGCAACTGCTGTCAGTTTAGCCACACGTCTGTGATTGTCATGCATGTCCACTATCAGAAAAATCACCCGGAAGAAGAGATCACATTTGATAAAATAAAACAACTGGCTTGTGTCGTATCCAAGAAGACACCAATGGATCAGAACTCCGGCcgaaaaacagaaaaagtgaaaAGAAAAAGCTCACAGTCACTTTTAACTCATCCAGACGCTCCCACCACCAAGAAAACCGAGTCCTCAGATGACAGAGATGAAGGAAACAATTTAACACCCGAACTTGGAACGCAACCAACTAAACACGCACAAAAAACTGTAGAAAGAAACTTGAAGCAAAACACCAATGCGAAGCTCCAGAAACTCCTTGTCAAAGCCCCAGTAAGAACTACCTCTAAACCCAGTAAAGAAAGAAAATCAATCAAGAAAGAAGTTAAGCAAAAAGAGAGCGACAACCCAGCCTCTTCACTTTCAAAGATCAACCTTTACGCCAAGGCCCAGGATTTGTTTTACTGCCGTAAGTGCAACTACGGGAATCCTTCTGTTAAAGGAATAAAAGCCCATCAAGTCCAAATGCATCAAAGTATTCATTCCAATAATGAACGTATAGTCGGGTATACGTCTGAAATTCATGATCAGTTGGAGAAATTGAAAGCTCAAGCTAAGGATGCATCCTTTACTCCTTCACTGCCTCTTCCAATTTTGAAGAAAGGAgaagaaaatatgtttttctgcCACTTCTGCAACTTTAGACGACAGTCCCTGTGCGCTCTGGTCCATCACTACTTCGTAAGGCATCCTGGGTTTGAGGCCACAACGGCAGAAATCAAACTGCACACATCCAAGATTCTCCAACAGTTGCAGATAACGCCTCAAAAAACAACTGCAGTTGGAGAACTGGGCGAGGAATCTGTTGAGGagccacaaaataaaaaaaaaaaaacagcttcgcAGAAGCTTAAGACCATTCCGTGCCACAACTGCGCGTACAAGACTTACAGTGCAAGTCTTTTCAGGATCCATGCACGGAAATGCCACCGGGTAAATAACTCAAACTCGGGTGTTTTAAAAGTTTACCTGAAGCAAGAAAATGTACAGTCAGGCTATCAGTGCGACTTGTGCTCCTTCTCTCATAAGAAATCTGCCATGTTGGATAGCCACTACCGTCAAGAACACCCCGATAAAAGGTCGAGCTCGGATATTATGACCACAGGGTTACAGGACGACCACAAAACATCTTCGGTCAAGAAGAAAAGTCGAATAAAGCCAGAGCTTGACAGCGCAAATGAAACTGAAGGTCCTTTGCAAAATGATACCAAGACATTTTCCTGTCGGGCGTGTTCGTTTAAAGGGAGCTCTGTGTCAAGTATGAAAGATCACTATCGCGCTGTCCATCCTTGGTGCGTCAAAGGCGACGGCTCGGTCCCAAACGTTGGCGGCAAAAAGAAGTCAAACGACCAAAAGGAATATCTTGATTCCTTTGACGACTACCAAATTCCTCTTGACTTTGAAAAGTCTCCACATTCGTCTCCCGAACACAGTTTATCTACACCGTCCGAGCCCACCACCGACACACCCCGcgggacaaaaaagaaaaaatctgCAACTAAAACTATTCCCAAACAGCAAGATGAAATCCAAGGTCGTGTCCAAGTCTTTAAGTGTACATATTGTACCTATGTGAATACCAAGCACCAAGGGGTGCTCACTCACTGCCAAATGAGGCACACGGACCTCAAGTCCAGAGCAGAGAGTCTTCATGTGGATGAAAAGCAAGTGCGCGATTGGAACGATAATATGAAAACCAAAGGAAATTGGGACATGTTTAAGACATTTCGGGGCTATATGTGTAAAGTCTGCCCGAAGATCTTTGCAACTAGTGGGAATTTGAAAAAACACTGCGAGACGGCTCACAATGGGGAGCCTGCACCAGACATCGAGTTAGATGCAGGTAAAACGAAGCAAAAGAAGATCCAAAAGAACCCTGGTCCTTCATACAAGAGTAAAATCACGATATTCAGGTGTCAGCAATGCCCCTACACCTGCAGCACAAAGATAGCATTTGGTCGACACATGCGTTTTAAGCACAAAAACGCCACTATTCAGGATTTTAGGTACAATTGTGTCCTTTGTTCCAATTCTTATTTCAAGAAGAAACGTCTCGGAGTCCATTATACCACGAAGCACGGAAAGGATGCCTTTCAAAAGTACTTCATACCGCTCCATGATCATGTTCTAGAGCCGCCACCGAAAACATCTGCAAGCAGTCCAGAGCAGCCAGACCCAGAGTCACCGTCAAGCCCCGATTCCAAAATCACAAAACAAGTCTTTAGGTGTCCGTGTTGTCCTTACGTCAATTCCCGCTACCACGGCATGTCCATTCACTGCCAAATGCTTCACACGGACTTTGCATTCCAAATCAATGAATTTGTAAAGGATGAAATTGTTCTAAACAGCAGTTACCAGTCAGGGACCAGCAACAAAAGAGGCTACTTGTGTAATTTATGTCCAGGAATTTTTGTAACGCAAAAGAAGCTAAGTATCCACACTGTGAAAAAGCATAGCCCGGATGCACTGCCAACAACTTCTCCAAATGCCGCTGCTGCTATTACTAAAAATGAAAAACCTTCCTCCGGTGATCGGGATTCTCCGAGCTCACTATTGAAGGCTCTGGCACAGAGCGAGGGAGATGCCCATTCGGACTTTGTTCGGAAAAAGTCCATGGATCTCAATACCAAATACAAATGCTCGCTATGCCCTTATTCGTCACAGATACGAAAGCGTCTCGCTGGGCATTACAGCAAAGAACATGGAAAGGCCGCCTTCCTCAAACACTTTGCCAAACTCTACCTGTCCAAAAAAAATAAGAAACCTCAGCCGGCCGCCCAAGAGGATGTCAAAACAGACGAACCGGTTGATGAGGTGGAGCAACAGTCTAGCGAGGTAGAACCCGGAGCCACGGTCTACAAGTGCCGATTCTGTGACTATGAAACGGGGGCTCGGAGGTACCTGGCATATCACTACAAAAATACACACCAACTGGATGCCGATATAAGAAACGAGATGCTGCAGGAGTATAACAAACGCAAAAAAAGCCTTCCCTCCCAACAGTCTAAAGATTCGGAGGAGACCTTTGAAAGGAAATGCAAGAAGTGCCCCGACTTGGTCTTTGGCTCGCCGCAGCTGCTGCTCAACCACTACAGCAGCGTGCACCACACCGCCAAGGGTTTTGATTTCACCATCATATATCCGCTCGGCCGATCGACGGGGGTTTACAAATGCATCCGGTGCCTCAAACAGGTGAATGGAATTAAAAATCTGTGCCATCACCTGGATCTTCACCGGCAGAGACTGTGGATGAATGCCAGCAAGACGATGGCACTAGCTTCTCCGGCGAAACCA GATGCTCCACAGGTGCATGACGTGCCGGAGGGAGCCCATGAAGGGAACTCTTTGCGGGAAGAAGACGGCGTGCCTTCACTGTCCAAACCCACGGAGGAAGAGCAACAGGACCCAGAGTCCGAAAGCAAGAACCACGGTTGCACACAATGCCAGCGAAAGTTCAAGTCTCTGATCGGTTTGCGGACTCACGAGCGCAGCCACGCCACGCGGGCAGCCCTACAGGAACTACCGTCGTCTCAGTCGCAGCGCAG CCTCAACAAGTATCTTCTCAACAAGCCTGGTACTATAAAGCCTTTCCAGTGCAGCATCTGCTTCTATCGGACCAATTTGATAGGCCTGTGGAACAGTCACCTGCTGAAGAACCACATAG ATGTCATCATAGAGACTTCTGACACCGACACCCAGGAGGAGAGTCCCAGCACCGAAAAGGATCGCCTACCTTCATGCGACCAATTCCCGCCAGAAAATGAAGTGCGGACTAAAG ACTGGTACCAGGAGCCCCCGGAGGTGCAGCGCCAGCTGAGCCACTTCAGCCTGATGGCGCAAAACGGAGCCTCGACCGaagccaacatgcaggccaccaGGTCGAGCGACAGCGGCCCGTTTCACTGCGAGTACTGCGGCTTCATCTCCGAGGGCTTGGCCAGCCTGCGGCGACACTACATGAGTCGCCACGGCAGGAAGTTGTTCCGGTGCACCGACTGCGACTTCTTCACCGGCTTAAG GAAAACCCTGAAGATGCACATGGAAATGGATCATTCCACCGTCCAAAAAGAGCCCCCATCCCACGACAGTGTCCGCTGCCCGTTCTGCCTCTACCAGACCAAGAACAAGAACAACATGATCGACCACGTCCTGTTGCATCGCG AGGAACGCGTCGTCCCCATGGAGGTGCGGCGCCCGAGGCTTTCGCGCTACCTCCACGGCGTCGTCTTCCGCTGCCACAAGTGCACGTACACGAGCGCCAACGGCGAAAACCTGCGCTCGCACGTGGCCAAGCACGACAACGTCAAGCCCTACAGGTGTCGCCTGTGCTACTTCGACTGCGCGAAGCTGAGCAACTTGGAGGCCCACCTGTGCAATAAGCATCAA GTTGTCAGGAACCACGAGCTTGTGGGCCAGGTCAATTTGGACCAGCTGGAGATGAAGGGCaacgaagaggaggaggaggaagaagaagaagaagagaggtCCAGCGTGGAAAATGAGGATGTTTTTACGGATTCCAACCAAGCAACAGAGAGAGACTCTTGTGAGCCTGCACAGGATGTTGTGAGGATGGAGAAAAGGATTTGTAAAGATAAGAAGATGCAGGAAGAGGAGAGTGGGTCGTCTAGGACAAACCCAGAAGAACCAGAGAACAATTCTGACCTCCAAAGTGGGCACGGAAGCTTTACACAAGAAGAAGGAAAGGAGGACGCGGAAGGGAGCTCCGAAGAAAGCCACAAAGCTGGCAAGCTGAGCCTGAAGTCCCTCCAGGACAAGACGCGGGTGGAAAAGGAAATACTGCGCCACATCCCGCAGCTGGAGGAGGACCGCAAGCTCCACACGCGGCAGGAGGAAAGCATCAGCGTGCGTCGGGTCATCTTCCCGGACGTCAAGCGGGAAGTCGACGGaggctgcagccctttgagggAAAACGTCTCCCTGAAAAGCACCAGAGACAACAAAAGGAAGCTGGGTGACTCTTGCTATCGCACGGCAACGGCAAATGAAGGATGTCCGCAGGGGGAAAGGAGCCCCGTCGCGCCGAAGGAAGGACAGGACGAGGAGGATAAGAAGACGAGACGAGGGGAGCTCCAGGAACTTCAGGAGAATGAACGAGCAGGAAAGACGCTTGGGCCGAAAAGTAAGGACCTAGAAGTTTTCGGAG